In Chlorobiota bacterium, the sequence ATTGCCCCCTGGCTGCGGCTGATTGTTGAGAACAACGTTGCGGCGGTTAGCACGGCCCCAGCGGAATCGGGATTGCTCTCCGATTTCCCCGGCGAGGTGGCGGCATTCAAGTTTTCCCCGGGCATCTATCTAGGCTCGCCAACCGGCAGCTTCCGGATTGGCGCATCGTGGCGGACGGATGTTTTTGAGGCTCCTGAATTTGTGGTGCGGCTGTCGCAGCCGATGTAGCACGCGCGGCGGCGGGTTCTTATCTCACCTTTTTTGCTGGCCGTGTGGTGGGGGCAGCAATCCTACCTTCGAATCCTACCGCGTGGCCAACGCTGTTTTGCGTGGTTCTTTCAGTTGGACCGCAAGCGCCAACGCGATAACGCCGATTGCCGTGGTGAACCCGAACAACCCGCTGTAGCCGATAACGTCGCGCAAGCCGCCAACCACCACTGCCACGCCGCAGGCAAACGCCAGCAAGGTGTTCATCGCCCCAACGAACGTTGGCCGCTCCCCTTCCGGCACAATCTCCAGCGCGTAGTTAATCCCCCCGGTTCCCGCGCTCGACTCCGCCGACGCGCTTGCGGCAAACACCCCAAAGAAGAGCCACCACGGCAGAAATCCAGCATCGAACAGAAGCAAGGTGATGGAAAGCAGCGTGGCAAGCGTGGCGGCAATCACCAGCAGAATCCGGTTGCCGATCCGGTTGGAGATATACCCCCAAAGCATATTCGCCAGAATGGAGCCGCCAAGCTCGGCAGCGATGCACCAGCCAATTTCGGCATCATGGAATCCGAAGCGTTCGCGCGCGAACAGGAAGTAGAACGGGGTTCCGGCAAGCCACACCATCAGCACCCCGCGCAGGATCACCAGATTCCGGAACGTGTGGTCCTTGCTGAAAATGCCGCGAGCGTGGCCGATATGCTGGCGCATGGAACGCTTTGGCGGAAGGTCGCGGGTGGGGGGTTCCTTCTGCAACGCAAACACGTAGAAACTTACGCCAATCACCACCGCCCCAATCACAAACAGCGTCATGTACTGGTAAGGGAACGCGATTGCGCCAATGATTGGCCCAACCACCGCCACGCCAAGAATTGCAGCGGTGATATTCCCCAAAATTGCTCGCCAGCTGAAATAGCTTCCCCGTTTCTGCGGCGGGCAGGTTTTGGCCACAAGCTCCATGAACACCAACCCGGCAAATCCCCCGGCCAACGCAAACGCGCCAAATCCCAAAACAAAAATGGTGAGCACCCATGGTGAGGGAAGGAA encodes:
- a CDS encoding MFS transporter produces the protein MTAPQHPPAAIPPTQPPATPDESSAEPYPDYPHFATNYRLGIANGVLFNTGLSFFHSRTIIPDFLNRLGAPSIVIAATSLFETIGWHLPQFLASRYVVHRPLKLPLYRMAAIVRMICVGVAIAAPLLYDFLPSPWVLTIFVLGFGAFALAGGFAGLVFMELVAKTCPPQKRGSYFSWRAILGNITAAILGVAVVGPIIGAIAFPYQYMTLFVIGAVVIGVSFYVFALQKEPPTRDLPPKRSMRQHIGHARGIFSKDHTFRNLVILRGVLMVWLAGTPFYFLFARERFGFHDAEIGWCIAAELGGSILANMLWGYISNRIGNRILLVIAATLATLLSITLLLFDAGFLPWWLFFGVFAASASAESSAGTGGINYALEIVPEGERPTFVGAMNTLLAFACGVAVVVGGLRDVIGYSGLFGFTTAIGVIALALAVQLKEPRKTALATR